From a single Gemmatimonadota bacterium genomic region:
- a CDS encoding FHA domain-containing protein — protein MVSLNDGREYLVSVVPFGFGRDAEVEVVVASPDASRRHAEIVVRPDGSVLVDRSANGTYVNGSRIDGRRPLKALDVIRIGAEEFRYYSMVNEPAGRPVPPVGAAARLSDTLVGVPRVRPLATLRIKNGVGKGDRKLVVAAVTHLGRGAASQIRFSDQSVSAEHAVLQLREGVWTLTDLGSTHGSAVDDEPVTEETPLSPGATIRLGEVVISFEPNDERADFVLRAPAVPAPVAVAPGPRAGLMAVAIALLLAALVALVLFV, from the coding sequence GTGGTGAGCCTCAACGACGGGCGGGAGTATCTCGTGTCGGTCGTTCCATTCGGGTTCGGGCGGGATGCCGAGGTGGAAGTGGTTGTCGCATCGCCGGATGCTTCCCGGCGGCATGCGGAAATCGTGGTTCGTCCCGACGGCAGTGTGCTGGTTGATCGCTCGGCCAATGGAACCTATGTGAACGGCAGCCGGATCGATGGCCGCCGCCCATTGAAAGCGCTGGATGTGATCCGAATTGGAGCTGAAGAGTTCCGGTACTATTCCATGGTCAATGAACCGGCTGGGCGCCCCGTCCCACCGGTGGGGGCCGCAGCCCGCTTGAGCGACACCCTGGTTGGGGTGCCGCGGGTTCGTCCGTTGGCCACGCTCCGGATCAAGAACGGGGTGGGCAAGGGCGATCGCAAGCTGGTCGTCGCGGCCGTCACCCATCTCGGTCGCGGGGCCGCGAGCCAGATTCGGTTCTCCGACCAGAGTGTGAGTGCCGAGCACGCGGTGTTGCAATTACGGGAGGGGGTTTGGACCCTGACGGATCTTGGCTCGACCCACGGGTCCGCAGTCGATGACGAGCCGGTGACCGAGGAGACGCCGCTCTCGCCGGGGGCCACCATCCGGCTGGGCGAGGTCGTCATCTCGTTCGAACCCAATGACGAGCGGGCCGACTTCGTCCTCCGTGCCCCCGCGGTGCCGGCGCCCGTCGCCGTGGCGCCCGGTCCCCGGGCCGGCCTCATGGCGGTGGCGATCGCCCTCCTCCTGGCGGCCCTGGTCGCCTTGGTCCTGTTCGTCTAG